The Pseudomonas sp. IAC-BECa141 genome contains the following window.
AGCCTTTCTCGCGCAGCGCGGCGGCGCAGGCCGTTCCGCCGGCACCGGCGCCGACAATGACAAAGGTGCGTGGATCGTCCTGCGGCGGAGTGTGCGGATCCGGCAACGGCTGGTCATCGACCCACACCTCGTCGCCGCGCAGTTCCAGCGGATAGCGCTTGAGGCTGTCCAGCGCCGGAGGTTCGCACAAGGCGCCGTCTTCGGCGCGAAAGGCTGCCTTGTGCCACGGGCAGATCAGCCGGCCGTGACACAACGCACCTTCCGCCAGCGGCGCGCCGGCATGCGGGCATTCCCCCTGAAAGGCGCGCAACTGGCCGGCGGCGCGCAGCAGGACGATCTTGCAGTCGCCGATCTGCACCTCCAGCCCACGGTCTTCAGGCACATCGGCGAATCGGGCGACACGGTGCAGGGTCATGTTCGTGCTCCTCACAGGCATTTCTCTTACGAGTTTGGGCCGCATTGCGAGGTTCAGCCATTTCCTACTGCCACGGCACGAACGGTACGGCTATAGTTTGCAGGCCGACGAAGGCCCAACTGCACAAGGTGCTCCCGGAATGACCCGATTGACCTCTCTCAACCCTTGGCTGGCGGCCGTTGCCGTCGCCCTTTGCGTGCAGTTTCCGGCGCAGGCCCAGGAGCGTTTCACCCTCAGCATTCCCGGTGTGTCGGATAACCGTCTGTTCACCTCGGCGGCGGCCAGCGATGCGGCCGGCTGCGGCGGCAAGAACCAGTCACCGGCCCTGAGCTGGAACGCAGGCCCCAGCGGAACCCTGAGCTACGCGATCGTCATGCACGATCCGGACGGCCAGAAAGGCGCGGGCGTCGATCACTGGATTCACTACGGGATCAAGGCCACGACCCGGCAGATTCCGGCCGGTGTCGGCGCAAAATCGGCCCTTGAAGGCTTCGGTGGCACCAACAGCAAAGGCACCACCAGCTACATCGGCCCATGCCCACCGGTTGGCGACAGCGCGCACCACTACATCATTCAGATCTACGCCCTCGATCTGGCCCCGGACGCCTTGCCCGCCGGTCTGACCCGTGCCCAGCTGATGGAAAAAATCAAAGGCCACGTGCTGCGCAACAGCAGTGTGGTGCGGCGTTATCACCGCTGAAAATTTTTCGGTGAGGTTTAACCCGTACTGAAAGGGCTGCCCGTCTCAGGGGATGAATGGATCAATTCTTCCCCGAGGTCAGCCCCCATGTCCCTTCCTTCCACGCTTCTGCGCCCTCTTGCTGCCAGTGTGTTGCTGGTGGTTGCCGGTTGCGGCGTTTCCTCCAGCCCGGAAACCACCGTTGTGCCACCTCCGGCGCAGACCGAACTGAAATCTTCCGCGCAGCCCGAAGCGATCATGGCCGACAGCTCGATGGCCAAGCGCAGTGTCCTGGCGGCGCCGATCGCCCGTTTTGCACCAATGCCGGCCGGTGAAAGTTATCCACAGGGTTATCGCGACGAACAGCGCGAGCAGTACGCCAATCTGGCCGACAACCCGATCCACAGCGTCGCCGAAACCCCGGTCTCGACCTTCAGTGCCGACGTCGACACCGGCGCCTACGCCAACGTGCGGCGGTTGCTCAATCAGGGTCGACTGCCGCCGGAGGGCGCGGTGCGGCTGGAAGAGATGGTCAATTACTTTCCCTACGACTATGCGCTGCCGAGCGATGGCTCGCCCTTTGGCGTGACCACCGAACTGGCTGCTTCACCGTGGAATCCGCACACCCGCTTGCTGCGCATCGGCATCAAGGCGTCCGACCGCGCCGTGGCGGAACTGGCGCCAGCGAACCTGGTGTTTCTGGTGGATGTGTCCGGCTCGATGGACCGCCGCGAAGGCTTGCCGCTGGTCAAAAGCACCCTGAAATTGCTGGTCGATCAATTGCGCGAGCAGGATCGGGTGTCGCTGGTGGTGTATGCCGGCGAATCCAGAGTGGTGCTGGAGCCGACTTCCGGACGGGAAAAGGCGAAAATTCGCGCAGCCATCGAGCAATTGACTGCCGGCGGCTCGACCGCCGGCGCTTCAGGCATTGAGCGGGCTTATCAGATGGCGCAGCAGGCGTTCATCCCCAAAGGCATCAACCGCATCCTGTTGGCCACCGACGGTGACTTCAATGTCGGCATCAGCGACTTCGACAGCCTGAAACAAATGGCTGTGGATAAACGCAAGACCGGAATTTCCCTGACCACCCTGGGTTTCGGTGTGGATAACTACAATGAGCACCTGATGGAACAACTGGCCGATGCCGGTGACGGCAACTACGCCTACATCGACAACCTGCGTGAAGCGCGCAAGGTGCTGGTGGATCAACTCGGTTCGACCCTCGCCGTGGTGGCGAAAAACGTCAAGTTGCAGGTCGAGTTCAACCCGGCGCAGGTCAGCGAATACCGGCTGCTCGGCTACGAAAACCGCGCGCTGAAGCGTGAGGATTTCAGCAACGACAAGGTCGATGCCGGCGAAGTCGGTGCAGGCCATACGGTGACGGCGTTGTATGAAATTGTCCCGACAGGCGAGAAGGGCTGGCTGGAGCCGCTGCGCTACGGAAAAACCGATGCAGTGGTTTCCGAGAAGAAAGGAGAATTGGCAATGCTGCGTGTGCGATATCAAAAGCCTGAGGGTGGGAAAAGTCTGCTGATCGAGCGGCCGATTGCCAGTCAGGTTGCGCCGGCCAGTGAGGACCTGCGTTTCGCCGCCGCCGTCGCCGCGTTTTCCCAGCAACTCAAGGACGGCCGCTACACCGGTGATTTCAGCCTCAAGGACACCGAAGCCCTGGCCCGAGGTGCCCGTGGCGATGACCGCTTCGGTCTGCGCAACGAGTTCGTGCAACTGGTGGAACTGGCGCAGAGCCTGCGTACGTCCACCGCCTCCATCGGAATGTCCACTGAGCGACGGATTGAATAGTGAGCCGCCTCAAAGGCTTCATCACACAGCTGTTTGCTTCTGCAGACAGCCTTGAGACCAGCAGCGACGAATCGCTGCTGGCCCGTTATCGCGAGGGTGACAATAAGGCGTTCGAGATCCTGTACGCCCGTCATCGCCAGAGCCTTTACCGGTTTCTGCTCGGGTTGAGCGGCAAACCGGAACTGGCTGACGAGGTGTTCCAGGAGACCTGGCTGAGCCTGATCCGCAGCACCAGTCAGCTACAAGGCCGGGCGACCTTTCGTACGTGGTTGTTCCAGATTGCCCGCAATCGCCTGATCGATCACTGGCGCAAACACGGGGCCCGGCAACCGCTGCATGACAGTTACGACGAGCAAACCCACGCCATCAGCGACGACGACTCCGATCCCGAACAGCTGCTCAATCTCAGCCGCGACAGCAAGCGCCTGGAAAGCGCCCTGCAAACCTTGCCCGCCGACCAGCGCGAAGTGTTCCTGCTGCGCGCCCACGGCGACCTCGACCTGGCGCAAATCGCCAGCCTCACCGAAACACCGCTGGAAACCGTCAAGAGCCGTTTGCGCTACGCCCAGCAAAAACTGCGTCGGCTGCTGGCCGAGGAGGTACTGACATGACGGACGCCCGCCCGACCCCCGAAGAGCAAGTGCTCAAGCACGTGCGTGAACAGCACAACGCCGAGCCGCCGGCGCATCTCGATGCGCTGATCCTCAACGCCGCCCGCCGTGAAACCCCGATGCCACGGCAGAGCCTGTGGCAACGCTGGCTCAAGGCCTGCCAGACACCGCGCTATCAGGTGGCTTTTGCCAGTCTGGTCGGCATCGCGCTGATGCTGTCGCTGGTGCAACGCACGCCGGAGCCCGTGGCTCAATACGATTTCGCCCCCGCCGCGAAACCGGCTGCGCCTGTGGCCCGCCAGGAGGCCCGATCATTGTCGGCGCCCGCCGGCGCGCTTTCTGCGCCAGCTCCCGCGCCAATGGCGGAAATGGCTGCACCGATGCAGAGCGAATCGATCAGCGCCGACACGGCGGACGAAGCCAAGGTCGGCAAGCGCGCCGCTGCCCCGGTCAACGGTCTCGACGAGCAGCTGCGTGAAGTCTTGCGCCTGCGCGAGTCCGGCCAGTCGCAAGCGGCCGACACCCTGTTCAACCACCTGCACAAGCGCTACCCGAACGTGAATCTCGACCTGCGACTGGAAAAAATCCGCAAGAACTGACCGTATCAGTCATCCGCCATTTGGCATTGACCCGCAAAAACGCGCACTATCGGGTCATTGCCGATGCGCTGGAGGATGCCGTGGCCCAAAAAATCGACCGCATCGCCCAAATGCTCAACTGCCCGGTGAAGGGTGAGGAACTGCGGCGGGCAGTGACGGAGAGTCGCAAGGAGTTTCTTCTGGCCAAACAGGCCGAAGAGAATCTGGAGGAAGACGTTCTCGATGATGACTTGATCGAGGACGAAGAAGACGATGATGAATATGACGAGTTTGACTGGACGACGGAGTGAGTCGCCGGTCGGCAGGCACAAAAAAGCCCCGGACCATCACAGTCCGGGGCTTTCTCGTTTAAATCAATGGCGCACCAGGCGGGATTCGAACCCACGACCCCTGCCTTCGGAGGGCAGTACTCTATCCAGCTGAGCTACTGGTGCAGCGGGCGACATCATACCTAGGTCGGCTCGGGGCGTCCATGCCGGTTTTTGCCGGGTCATTGTCAGTGTTTGTGTCGGTGCAGGGCGCATTCCAAAAGGCTGTAACGTCCTGCAAAACGCTCTCGTGGCAGTTTGGCGCAGCTGTTCTATTGTTTTCCTGCGGCGGGTTCCTCGATCGCCTTATTCAGGGAGAAAAGCATGAGCGTCGTCAATCCTCAAATCACCGACTCTGTCACCCAATCGACCGTGCAGGTCGTCGGTTCTGCACCGGCCACGGCCATTGCTACGCTGACTCAGGTCAGCAGTCATGCGGTCAGTCTGGCGTTGCAGAACGCGGTCAGTCATCAGCAGGCGCTGAACATCATCGGCAACGCCACCGTGGCGGCGGCCGTGCAGCAGATTCTGGCGGTGGGAGGGCGATCCTGATGGCCAGGGAAAAGGCGCAGACCGACGGCGCTGAGCAGCCGGCCGTCGATCCGGCCGCCGCTGCGGCTTCATTGCTCGAATCACTCAACGAGCATCTGCTCCAGCAATCGTCTGAGGGAGTGGGTGCCGACGCCTTGAACCGACAGATCGTCGAAGCGGTGAACCTGCTCAACACTCAGTTGGCGGCCAATGCGCCCGCACTGGCGTCGCTGGGTTCGGAGCTGCTGATTCGTCAGGCCAGCGGATTGGTGGCGCAGTCGGCGGCGAGCTACTTCGATGGTGTCACCAAGCTCGCTCTGGCTTCTCAAGGTGTGCTGTTGCGCAAGATGACCGAGAGCATCATCAAGGATGACCTCGACGCCGCCACCGAAAGTGCGCTCGGCGCGTTGAATACCCATCTGCTGGTGGGCGGGGCCGCAGCGGTGGCCGCGGCGAGCGGGGTGCTGGACGCCGACGGAGTGGACCAGGCACTTGAGCGAATCAATCAGAGCATTGCCCAGTTCAGCGCCAGCCAGCCTGAGCGGTCGTCCGGCGCCTGAGCAATATTTGCAACACCCACTGTCCCTTGAAAGGAGTCGGAACATGGCAACTGTGAATGATCAGATTACCGATGCAGTCACCCAGACCAGCGTCAAGGTTGTGGCCGAAGCGCCGGCCATGGCGATGGGCAGTATTTACCAGAGCCTGGCGCACTCGACCGGCATCCTGTTCGAGAACGCCGTCAGTGCCCAGCAGCAACAGAACACCCTGGCGCAAGCGGCGACCAATCAGGGCGTGATGCAGATTTACAGCGTCGATACCACAGCCGGCGCCGCGGCCACGGAGAAAGTCGCGCAGACGGGGGTGGCTGACAACCTGACCAGTCTGTTGACGGTGCTCAAATCGTTTCAGGATAAGTAGTCACCATCCTCTGTTCCCTGCCGTTCGACGGCGGCAGGGAACACGGGCGCTTGTACGTTGATCTGAAATGTTCAGCAATTGCGGCGTTTTTGTTCTTTTTTTCGAACGCCCTATTGTCCTCCAACCCCTTTGAACCTAGGATTCGTTTGAGATTTCAAACGCTCCTTATCCAGGTGCTGAGTCGCACGTCTTTTGAGTCGTGCGCTGTTCATGTGCCAGCCCGGTAAATGATTTCCCTGACGGCAGCCTTGCGAGGCGCCTTTCTACAATCATAATTTTGCTCCGCGCTTTGCGCGGTGCTGTTAAGGAAAGCCGACATGCAGCTTAAAGACACCCAGTTGTTCCGCCAGCAAGCCTTCATCGATGGCGCATGGGTCGACGCGGACAACGGTCAGACGATCAAGGTCAACAACCCGGCCACCGGCGAAATTCTGGGCACCGTGCCGAAAATGGGCGCTGCCGAAACCCGCCGTGCCATCGAAGCCGCCGACAAGGCGCTGCCGGCCTGGCGTGCACTGACCGCCAAGGAGCGCGCAGGCAAACTGCGTCGCTGGTTCGAACTGATGATCGAGAACCAGGACGACCTCGCTCGCCTGATGACCCTCGAACAAGGCAAACCACTGGCCGAAGCCAAGGGCGAAATCGTTTACGCCGCTTCGTTCATCGAGTGGTTCGCCGAAGAAGCCAAACGCATCTACGGTGACGTGATTCCGGGCCACCAGCCGGACAAGCGCCTGATCGTGATCAAGCAGCCGATCGGCGTGACCGCCGCCATCACCCCGTGGAACTTCCCGGCGGCGATGATCACCCGTAAAGCCGGTCCTGCGCTGGCCGCCGGTTGCACCATGGTGCTCAAGCCTGCTTCGCAAACGCCGTTCTCCGCCTTCGCCCTGGCTGAACTGGCCCAGCGCGCCGGCATCCCTAAAGGTGTGTTCAGCGTGGTGTCCGGCAGTGCCGGCGACATCGGCAGCGAGCTGACCAGCAACCCGATCGTGCGCAAACTGTCCTTCACCGGCTCGACCGAAATCGGCCGTCAGCTGATGTCGGAATGCGCCAAGGACATCAAGAAAGTCTCCCTGGAACTGGGCGGCAACGCGCCATTCATCGTGTTCGACGACGCGGACCTGGATAAGGCCGTCGAAGGCGCGATCATTTCCAAGTACCGCAACAACGGCCAGACCTGTGTTTGCG
Protein-coding sequences here:
- a CDS encoding RNA polymerase sigma factor; this translates as MFASADSLETSSDESLLARYREGDNKAFEILYARHRQSLYRFLLGLSGKPELADEVFQETWLSLIRSTSQLQGRATFRTWLFQIARNRLIDHWRKHGARQPLHDSYDEQTHAISDDDSDPEQLLNLSRDSKRLESALQTLPADQREVFLLRAHGDLDLAQIASLTETPLETVKSRLRYAQQKLRRLLAEEVLT
- a CDS encoding vWA domain-containing protein; the encoded protein is MSLPSTLLRPLAASVLLVVAGCGVSSSPETTVVPPPAQTELKSSAQPEAIMADSSMAKRSVLAAPIARFAPMPAGESYPQGYRDEQREQYANLADNPIHSVAETPVSTFSADVDTGAYANVRRLLNQGRLPPEGAVRLEEMVNYFPYDYALPSDGSPFGVTTELAASPWNPHTRLLRIGIKASDRAVAELAPANLVFLVDVSGSMDRREGLPLVKSTLKLLVDQLREQDRVSLVVYAGESRVVLEPTSGREKAKIRAAIEQLTAGGSTAGASGIERAYQMAQQAFIPKGINRILLATDGDFNVGISDFDSLKQMAVDKRKTGISLTTLGFGVDNYNEHLMEQLADAGDGNYAYIDNLREARKVLVDQLGSTLAVVAKNVKLQVEFNPAQVSEYRLLGYENRALKREDFSNDKVDAGEVGAGHTVTALYEIVPTGEKGWLEPLRYGKTDAVVSEKKGELAMLRVRYQKPEGGKSLLIERPIASQVAPASEDLRFAAAVAAFSQQLKDGRYTGDFSLKDTEALARGARGDDRFGLRNEFVQLVELAQSLRTSTASIGMSTERRIE
- a CDS encoding RebB family R body protein: MATVNDQITDAVTQTSVKVVAEAPAMAMGSIYQSLAHSTGILFENAVSAQQQQNTLAQAATNQGVMQIYSVDTTAGAAATEKVAQTGVADNLTSLLTVLKSFQDK
- a CDS encoding YbhB/YbcL family Raf kinase inhibitor-like protein gives rise to the protein MTRLTSLNPWLAAVAVALCVQFPAQAQERFTLSIPGVSDNRLFTSAAASDAAGCGGKNQSPALSWNAGPSGTLSYAIVMHDPDGQKGAGVDHWIHYGIKATTRQIPAGVGAKSALEGFGGTNSKGTTSYIGPCPPVGDSAHHYIIQIYALDLAPDALPAGLTRAQLMEKIKGHVLRNSSVVRRYHR
- the gabD gene encoding NADP-dependent succinate-semialdehyde dehydrogenase, giving the protein MQLKDTQLFRQQAFIDGAWVDADNGQTIKVNNPATGEILGTVPKMGAAETRRAIEAADKALPAWRALTAKERAGKLRRWFELMIENQDDLARLMTLEQGKPLAEAKGEIVYAASFIEWFAEEAKRIYGDVIPGHQPDKRLIVIKQPIGVTAAITPWNFPAAMITRKAGPALAAGCTMVLKPASQTPFSAFALAELAQRAGIPKGVFSVVSGSAGDIGSELTSNPIVRKLSFTGSTEIGRQLMSECAKDIKKVSLELGGNAPFIVFDDADLDKAVEGAIISKYRNNGQTCVCANRLYIQDSVYDAFAEKLKVAVAKLKIGNGLEEGTTTGPLIDEKAVAKVQEHIADAVGKGATVLAGGKPMEGNFFEPTILTNVPKDAAVAKEETFGPLAPLFRFKDEADVIAMSNDTEFGLASYFYARDLGRVFRVAEALEYGMVGVNTGLISNEVAPFGGIKASGLGREGSKYGIEDYLEIKYLCLGI
- a CDS encoding RebB family R body protein, with the protein product MSVVNPQITDSVTQSTVQVVGSAPATAIATLTQVSSHAVSLALQNAVSHQQALNIIGNATVAAAVQQILAVGGRS